The following are from one region of the Chromobacterium phragmitis genome:
- a CDS encoding DODA-type extradiol aromatic ring-opening family dioxygenase yields the protein MTTRQPSLFISHGAPTLPIEDSPTRHFLEQLGRDWPRPRAIVIVSAHWETRALTVNLQPRPDTLYDFGGFPPVLRTLRYPAATDAALAERVIGLLDAAGLPVAATAERPLDHGMWTPLLLMFPQADIPLVMISLHHKAGAAEHYALGRALKPLRDENVLVMGSGSYTHNLWELSPEGSEPAPWAAGFADWMDQALLANRRDDIVRWQQRAPYPNENHPSDEHFQPLLVALGASDDDAVPVKLHDDWRMGSLSMACWRFD from the coding sequence ATGACCACCCGACAACCCTCGCTGTTCATTTCCCACGGCGCGCCTACGCTGCCGATAGAAGACAGCCCCACCCGCCACTTCCTGGAACAATTGGGCCGCGACTGGCCGCGCCCGCGCGCCATCGTCATCGTGTCCGCCCACTGGGAGACGCGCGCCCTCACCGTCAATCTGCAGCCCAGGCCCGACACCCTGTACGACTTCGGCGGCTTTCCGCCGGTGCTGCGCACGCTGCGCTACCCGGCCGCCACCGACGCGGCGCTGGCCGAACGCGTGATCGGCCTGTTGGATGCTGCCGGCCTGCCGGTGGCCGCCACCGCCGAACGGCCGCTGGACCACGGCATGTGGACGCCGCTGCTGCTGATGTTCCCCCAGGCCGACATCCCGCTGGTGATGATCTCGCTGCACCACAAGGCAGGCGCCGCCGAGCATTATGCGCTGGGCCGGGCGCTCAAGCCGCTGCGCGACGAAAACGTGCTGGTGATGGGCAGCGGCAGCTACACGCATAATCTGTGGGAGCTCAGCCCGGAAGGCAGCGAACCCGCGCCCTGGGCGGCGGGCTTCGCCGACTGGATGGACCAGGCGCTGCTGGCAAACCGCCGCGACGACATCGTCCGCTGGCAACAGCGCGCGCCCTACCCGAACGAGAACCACCCCAGCGACGAGCACTTCCAGCCGCTATTGGTGGCGCTGGGCGCGTCGGACGACGACGCGGTTCCGGTCAAGCTGCACGACGACTGGCGGATGGGTTCGCTGTCGATGGCGTGCTGGCGCTTCGATTGA
- a CDS encoding catalase, translating to MSKHNLTTAAGAPVVDNQNAQTAGPRGPMLLQDVWYLEKLAHFDREVIPERRMHAKGSGAFGTFTVTHDISRYTRAALFSDIGKKTDLFLRFSTVAGERGAADAERDIRGFAVKFYTEEGNWDLVGNNTPVFFLRDPLKFPDLNRAVKRNPYTNMRDANANWDFWTLLPEALHQVTIVMSDRGIPASYRHMHGFGSHTFSLISAKGERHWVKFHFHTQQGIQNLSDAEAEKLVGQDRESAQRDLLESIDRGDFPRWTLYIQVMTEAQADACPFNPFDLTKVWSHKDYPLIEVGVLELNRNPQNYFADVEQAAFNPANVVPGIGFSPDRMLQGRLFAYGDAERYRLGVNHHLIPVNAPRCPFHNSYHRDGAMRVDSNAGATIGYEPNSQGKWQQQPAFDEPPLALQGNAYHYDFRADDDDYYSQPGALFRLMTPAQQQVLFDNTARAMGGVDEAIKRRHIANCAKADPAYGAGVAKALGLKI from the coding sequence ATGAGCAAGCACAACCTCACCACCGCCGCCGGCGCCCCGGTCGTCGACAACCAGAACGCGCAGACCGCCGGCCCGCGCGGCCCAATGCTGCTGCAGGACGTGTGGTATCTGGAAAAACTGGCCCACTTCGACCGCGAAGTGATTCCGGAGCGGCGGATGCACGCCAAGGGTTCCGGCGCCTTCGGCACCTTCACCGTCACCCATGACATCAGCCGCTACACCCGCGCCGCGCTGTTCTCCGACATCGGCAAGAAGACCGACCTGTTCCTGCGCTTCTCCACCGTGGCCGGCGAGCGCGGCGCGGCCGACGCCGAGCGCGACATCCGCGGCTTCGCCGTCAAGTTCTACACCGAGGAAGGCAACTGGGACCTGGTGGGCAACAACACGCCGGTGTTCTTCCTGCGCGATCCGCTGAAATTCCCCGATCTCAACCGCGCGGTGAAGCGCAATCCGTACACCAATATGCGCGACGCCAACGCCAACTGGGACTTCTGGACCCTGCTGCCGGAAGCGCTGCACCAGGTCACCATCGTGATGAGCGACCGCGGCATCCCGGCCAGCTACCGCCACATGCACGGTTTCGGCAGCCACACCTTCAGCTTGATCAGCGCCAAGGGCGAGCGCCACTGGGTCAAGTTCCACTTCCACACCCAGCAGGGCATCCAGAACCTGAGCGACGCCGAGGCGGAAAAGCTGGTGGGCCAGGACCGAGAGAGCGCGCAGCGCGATCTGCTGGAAAGCATAGACCGCGGCGATTTCCCGCGCTGGACCCTGTACATCCAGGTGATGACCGAAGCCCAGGCCGACGCTTGTCCCTTCAATCCCTTCGACCTGACCAAGGTATGGTCGCACAAGGACTACCCGCTGATCGAGGTCGGCGTCCTGGAGCTGAACCGCAACCCGCAGAACTACTTCGCCGACGTGGAGCAGGCCGCGTTCAACCCCGCCAATGTGGTGCCTGGCATCGGCTTCTCGCCCGACCGCATGCTGCAAGGCCGCTTGTTCGCCTACGGCGACGCCGAGCGCTACCGGCTGGGCGTCAACCACCACCTGATCCCGGTCAACGCGCCGCGCTGCCCCTTCCACAACAGCTATCACCGCGACGGCGCGATGCGGGTGGACAGCAATGCCGGCGCGACCATCGGCTACGAGCCGAACAGCCAGGGCAAGTGGCAGCAGCAGCCGGCGTTCGACGAGCCGCCGCTCGCGCTGCAAGGCAACGCCTACCACTACGACTTCCGCGCAGACGATGACGACTACTACAGCCAGCCCGGCGCGCTGTTCCGGCTGATGACGCCAGCCCAGCAACAAGTGCTGTTCGACAACACCGCCCGCGCGATGGGCGGCGTCGACGAGGCGATCAAGCGCCGCCACATCGCCAACTGCGCCAAGGCCGATCCCGCCTACGGCGCCGGCGTGGCCAAGGCGCTCGGCCTGAAGATCTGA
- a CDS encoding dihydroorotate oxidase has product MSDDYAIDLSVTWLGQAMPGCLYNASGVWCREEEELEAVRASAAAAVVSKSATLAPRDGNPEPRYCQTPLGSINSMGLPNRGFDYYLDYARRYRYGSGKPLFLSLSGLSLDDNCAMLRALAEEGLPAVPEVNLSCPNVPGKPQLGYDFAATAEALDAFDAAYPGLYGVKLPPYFDPAHFAAMAEILNRHPRLAFVTCINSIGNGLVVDIDSEAVVIKPKDGLGGLGGDYVLPTALANVREFYRLLPGKDVVGCGGVKSGREAFMHILAGARAVQVGTCLYHEGPGAFARISSELAVLMRAKGYRSLDAFRGRLRTL; this is encoded by the coding sequence ATGTCCGACGATTACGCGATCGACCTCTCCGTCACCTGGCTGGGCCAGGCCATGCCGGGCTGCCTGTACAACGCCTCGGGCGTGTGGTGCCGGGAAGAGGAGGAGCTGGAGGCGGTGCGCGCCTCCGCCGCCGCCGCGGTGGTCAGCAAGAGCGCCACGCTGGCCCCGCGCGACGGCAATCCCGAGCCGCGCTACTGCCAGACGCCGCTAGGCAGCATCAACTCGATGGGCCTGCCCAACCGCGGCTTCGACTACTACCTGGATTATGCGCGCCGCTATCGCTACGGCAGCGGCAAACCGCTGTTCCTGTCCTTGTCCGGCCTGTCGCTGGACGACAATTGCGCGATGTTGCGCGCGTTGGCGGAGGAGGGCCTGCCGGCGGTGCCGGAAGTCAATCTGTCCTGTCCCAACGTGCCGGGCAAACCGCAGTTGGGCTACGATTTCGCCGCGACGGCGGAGGCGCTGGACGCCTTCGACGCCGCCTATCCCGGCTTGTACGGCGTCAAGCTGCCGCCGTATTTCGATCCCGCCCATTTCGCCGCGATGGCGGAGATATTGAATCGCCACCCGCGGCTGGCCTTCGTCACTTGCATCAATTCGATAGGCAACGGACTGGTGGTGGACATCGACAGCGAGGCGGTGGTGATCAAGCCCAAGGACGGTTTGGGCGGGCTGGGCGGCGATTACGTGCTGCCGACCGCGCTGGCCAATGTGCGGGAGTTTTACCGGCTGCTGCCGGGCAAGGATGTGGTGGGCTGCGGCGGGGTGAAGAGCGGCCGCGAAGCCTTCATGCACATCCTGGCCGGCGCGCGCGCGGTGCAGGTGGGCACTTGCCTCTATCACGAGGGGCCGGGCGCCTTCGCCCGCATCTCCTCGGAACTGGCGGTGCTGATGCGCGCCAAGGGCTACCGCAGCTTGGACGCGTTCCGCGGCAGGCTGCGCACCCTGTAG